Proteins encoded within one genomic window of Pongo pygmaeus isolate AG05252 chromosome 18, NHGRI_mPonPyg2-v2.0_pri, whole genome shotgun sequence:
- the LOC129015836 gene encoding proline-rich protein 36-like isoform X2: MGPARRPGAEEARRPVASAVRREEVGAQQEREARTERGCQAHSNRGRVGGHQGGSGRVSDPKPRPLAAARSSSLLEGRHGGREAVHQERYLPGEENGNIPPRSTASPFQSHPKARCSFPASAESQAPPLPEVTPPAPVHLRPCLPPRYPPTCPPSSPSCAPSDPSVPTKTPTLDSSLGHHPAPARSFREFHRRDSQRTGSPSRASSATGLVPSPDAPPLSQAWRVPLIRPVPRGVRRLLQEAFLKPQRPSPSHQACNGAIQLAATTALTPGAQAILLPQPPQVAGITAAKIAGLYDDSEPPRKTVRRGVLMTLLQQSAMTLPLWIGKPGPHPSVGPSPPQETMWPDLETR, translated from the exons ATGGGACCTGCGCGGCGCCCTGGGGCAGAGGAGGCCCGAAGGCCAGTGGCCAGTGCGGTGCGGCGGGAGGAGGTCGGGGCGCAGCAGGAAAGGGAGGCCCGCACAGAGCGAGGGTGCCAGGCCCACTCCAACCGCGGCAGGGTAGGGGGGCATCAGGGCGGCTCCGGGCGGGTGTCGGACCCTAAACCCCGGCCACTAGCGGCCGCCCGGTCTTCTTCCTTACTCGAAGGGCGGCACGGCGGGCGGGAAGCTGTGCACCAAGAGCGCTATCTCCCTGGGGAGGAGAACGGGAATATCCCGCCGCGCTCCACCGCGAGTCCCTTCCAATCCCACCCGAAAGCGAGGTGCTCATTCCCGGCTTCAGCAGAGTCCCAGGCCCCGCCCCTGCCTGAAGTCACGCCCCCTGCACCTGTCCACCTcaggccctgcctccctcccaggtACCCACCCACCTGTCCcccatcctctccctcctgcGCTCCATCCGACCCCAGCGTGCCCACCAAGACCCCTacgctggactccagcctgggtcatcACCCCGCCCCAGCCCGCTCCTTCCGGGAATTCCACCGCCGAGATTCCCAGCGCACTGGCTCCCCGTCACGCGCCTCCTCTGCGACAGGCCTCGTCCCCTCCCCAGACGCCCCACCCTTGTCACAGGCCTGGCGGGTCCCTCTCATCAGGCCTGTGCCTCGCGGGGTCCGCcgccttctccaggaagccttcctcaaGCCACAGAGACCCTCCCCGTCTCACCAggcgtgcaatggcgcgattCAGCTCGCTGCAACCACTGCCCTGACCcccggggctcaagcgattctcctgcctcagcctccccaagtagctggaattacag cAGCCAAGATCGCGGGTCTCTACGATGACTCGGAGCCACCCCGGAAGACCGTGCGCAGAGGGGTGCTGATGACCCTGCTGCAGCAGTCGGCCATGACCCTGCCCCTGTGGATCGGGAAGCCTG GCCCCCACCCCTCTGTGGGGCCATCTCCGCCTCAGGAGACTATGTGGCCAGACCTGGAGACAAGGTGA
- the LOC129015836 gene encoding proline-rich protein 36-like isoform X1: protein MGPARRPGAEEARRPVASAVRREEVGAQQEREARTERGCQAHSNRGRVGGHQGGSGRVSDPKPRPLAAARSSSLLEGRHGGREAVHQERYLPGEENGNIPPRSTASPFQSHPKARCSFPASAESQAPPLPEVTPPAPVHLRPCLPPRYPPTCPPSSPSCAPSDPSVPTKTPTLDSSLGHHPAPARSFREFHRRDSQRTGSPSRASSATGLVPSPDAPPLSQAWRVPLIRPVPRGVRRLLQEAFLKPQRPSPSHQACNGAIQLAATTALTPGAQAILLPQPPQVAGITAAKIAGLYDDSEPPRKTVRRGVLMTLLQQSAMTLPLWIGKPGDKPPPLCGAISASGDYVARPGDKVTARVKAVDGDEQWILAEVISYSHTTNKYEVDDIDEEGKERHSMSWRRIIPLPQWKVNPETP from the exons ATGGGACCTGCGCGGCGCCCTGGGGCAGAGGAGGCCCGAAGGCCAGTGGCCAGTGCGGTGCGGCGGGAGGAGGTCGGGGCGCAGCAGGAAAGGGAGGCCCGCACAGAGCGAGGGTGCCAGGCCCACTCCAACCGCGGCAGGGTAGGGGGGCATCAGGGCGGCTCCGGGCGGGTGTCGGACCCTAAACCCCGGCCACTAGCGGCCGCCCGGTCTTCTTCCTTACTCGAAGGGCGGCACGGCGGGCGGGAAGCTGTGCACCAAGAGCGCTATCTCCCTGGGGAGGAGAACGGGAATATCCCGCCGCGCTCCACCGCGAGTCCCTTCCAATCCCACCCGAAAGCGAGGTGCTCATTCCCGGCTTCAGCAGAGTCCCAGGCCCCGCCCCTGCCTGAAGTCACGCCCCCTGCACCTGTCCACCTcaggccctgcctccctcccaggtACCCACCCACCTGTCCcccatcctctccctcctgcGCTCCATCCGACCCCAGCGTGCCCACCAAGACCCCTacgctggactccagcctgggtcatcACCCCGCCCCAGCCCGCTCCTTCCGGGAATTCCACCGCCGAGATTCCCAGCGCACTGGCTCCCCGTCACGCGCCTCCTCTGCGACAGGCCTCGTCCCCTCCCCAGACGCCCCACCCTTGTCACAGGCCTGGCGGGTCCCTCTCATCAGGCCTGTGCCTCGCGGGGTCCGCcgccttctccaggaagccttcctcaaGCCACAGAGACCCTCCCCGTCTCACCAggcgtgcaatggcgcgattCAGCTCGCTGCAACCACTGCCCTGACCcccggggctcaagcgattctcctgcctcagcctccccaagtagctggaattacag cAGCCAAGATCGCGGGTCTCTACGATGACTCGGAGCCACCCCGGAAGACCGTGCGCAGAGGGGTGCTGATGACCCTGCTGCAGCAGTCGGCCATGACCCTGCCCCTGTGGATCGGGAAGCCTGGTGACAA GCCCCCACCCCTCTGTGGGGCCATCTCCGCCTCAGGAGACTATGTGGCCAGACCTGGAGACAAGGTGACTGCCCGGGTGAAGGCCGTGGATGGGGACGAGCAGTGGATCCTGGCTGAGGTGATCAGTTACAGCCACACCACCAACAA GTATGAGGTAGATGACATCGATGAAGAAGGCAAAGA GAGACACAGCATGAGCTGGCGCCGAATCATCCCGCTGCCCCAGTGGAAGGTCAACCCGGAGACACCCTGA
- the LOC129015836 gene encoding uncharacterized protein LOC129015836 isoform X3 has product MGPARRPGAEEARRPVASAVRREEVGAQQEREARTERGCQAHSNRGRVGGHQGGSGRVSDPKPRPLAAARSSSLLEGRHGGREAVHQERYLPGEENGNIPPRSTASPFQSHPKARCSFPASAESQAPPLPEVTPPAPVHLRPCLPPRPVPRGVRRLLQEAFLKPQRPSPSHQACNGAIQLAATTALTPGAQAILLPQPPQVAGITAAKIAGLYDDSEPPRKTVRRGVLMTLLQQSAMTLPLWIGKPGDKPPPLCGAISASGDYVARPGDKVTARVKAVDGDEQWILAEVISYSHTTNKYEVDDIDEEGKERHSMSWRRIIPLPQWKVNPETP; this is encoded by the exons ATGGGACCTGCGCGGCGCCCTGGGGCAGAGGAGGCCCGAAGGCCAGTGGCCAGTGCGGTGCGGCGGGAGGAGGTCGGGGCGCAGCAGGAAAGGGAGGCCCGCACAGAGCGAGGGTGCCAGGCCCACTCCAACCGCGGCAGGGTAGGGGGGCATCAGGGCGGCTCCGGGCGGGTGTCGGACCCTAAACCCCGGCCACTAGCGGCCGCCCGGTCTTCTTCCTTACTCGAAGGGCGGCACGGCGGGCGGGAAGCTGTGCACCAAGAGCGCTATCTCCCTGGGGAGGAGAACGGGAATATCCCGCCGCGCTCCACCGCGAGTCCCTTCCAATCCCACCCGAAAGCGAGGTGCTCATTCCCGGCTTCAGCAGAGTCCCAGGCCCCGCCCCTGCCTGAAGTCACGCCCCCTGCACCTGTCCACCTcaggccctgcctccctcccag GCCTGTGCCTCGCGGGGTCCGCcgccttctccaggaagccttcctcaaGCCACAGAGACCCTCCCCGTCTCACCAggcgtgcaatggcgcgattCAGCTCGCTGCAACCACTGCCCTGACCcccggggctcaagcgattctcctgcctcagcctccccaagtagctggaattacag cAGCCAAGATCGCGGGTCTCTACGATGACTCGGAGCCACCCCGGAAGACCGTGCGCAGAGGGGTGCTGATGACCCTGCTGCAGCAGTCGGCCATGACCCTGCCCCTGTGGATCGGGAAGCCTGGTGACAA GCCCCCACCCCTCTGTGGGGCCATCTCCGCCTCAGGAGACTATGTGGCCAGACCTGGAGACAAGGTGACTGCCCGGGTGAAGGCCGTGGATGGGGACGAGCAGTGGATCCTGGCTGAGGTGATCAGTTACAGCCACACCACCAACAA GTATGAGGTAGATGACATCGATGAAGAAGGCAAAGA GAGACACAGCATGAGCTGGCGCCGAATCATCCCGCTGCCCCAGTGGAAGGTCAACCCGGAGACACCCTGA